The following proteins come from a genomic window of Streptomyces sp. GS7:
- the sepH gene encoding septation protein SepH, protein MPELRVVAVSNDGTRLVLKAADSTEYTLPIDERLRAAVRNDRARLGQIEIEVESHLRPRDIQARIRAGASAEEVAQLAGIPVDRVRRFEGPVLAERAFMAERARKTPVRRPGENTGPQLGEAVAERLLLRGADKDSAQWDSWRRDDGTWEVLLVYRVAAEPRSATWTYDPPRRLVQAVDDEARALIGESDDTPEPSFPFVPRIARLPRDRPLDRALDRQMPDRGERTASSGGEERDESRGGEEATGERERDSLTSLLEAVPSFRGDMVVPETAKAPQHEEPSEAEVEEPPAPAASAGAGSAYADVLMPRAVAGHRDRLTGTTDRQAEADGVRPGRRAAVPSWDEIVFGTRRKKPE, encoded by the coding sequence ATGCCCGAACTGCGTGTCGTGGCCGTCTCCAACGACGGCACACGGCTGGTGCTCAAAGCTGCGGACAGCACCGAGTACACGCTTCCGATCGATGAGCGGCTGCGCGCCGCCGTCCGCAACGACCGCGCACGCCTGGGCCAGATCGAGATCGAGGTCGAGAGCCACCTGCGCCCGCGGGACATCCAGGCGCGGATACGAGCCGGCGCCTCCGCGGAGGAGGTCGCTCAACTGGCCGGCATTCCCGTCGACCGGGTGCGCCGCTTCGAGGGGCCGGTGCTCGCGGAGCGGGCGTTCATGGCCGAGCGGGCACGCAAGACCCCGGTGCGGCGGCCCGGTGAGAACACCGGCCCGCAGCTCGGCGAGGCGGTCGCGGAACGGCTGCTGCTGCGCGGCGCCGACAAGGACAGCGCCCAGTGGGACTCCTGGCGCCGCGACGACGGCACCTGGGAGGTGCTGCTGGTCTACCGGGTCGCCGCCGAACCGCGCTCGGCGACATGGACGTACGATCCGCCGCGACGGCTCGTCCAGGCCGTGGACGACGAGGCGCGGGCGCTGATCGGCGAGAGCGACGACACCCCCGAGCCGAGCTTCCCGTTCGTGCCGCGGATCGCGCGGCTGCCGCGCGACCGCCCGCTGGACCGTGCCCTGGACCGCCAGATGCCCGATCGCGGCGAGCGCACCGCGTCGTCCGGCGGCGAGGAGCGGGACGAGTCGCGGGGTGGCGAGGAGGCCACCGGCGAGCGGGAGCGGGATTCGCTGACCAGCCTGCTGGAGGCGGTGCCGAGCTTCCGCGGCGACATGGTCGTACCGGAGACCGCCAAGGCGCCGCAGCACGAGGAGCCTTCGGAGGCGGAGGTCGAGGAGCCGCCCGCCCCGGCGGCGAGCGCGGGCGCGGGCTCCGCGTACGCCGATGTGCTCATGCCGCGGGCGGTGGCCGGCCATCGCGACCGGCTCACCGGGACGACGGACCGGCAGGCCGAGGCGGACGGTGTGCGCCCCGGGCGCCGGGCCGCGGTGCCCAGCTGGGACGAGATCGTCTTCGGCACCCGACGCAAGAAACCTGAGTAG